Proteins found in one Melioribacteraceae bacterium 4301-Me genomic segment:
- a CDS encoding S1C family serine protease, whose product MKNIKIIIIASLVSFVITSLAFTILYLKLDNSAQKDKGEPWSLSNTTTYINTQLKQSANNQIDSNRQTIITQTVKEVSAAVVGINVTAIKEYRDIFSLDPFWRYWFGDRVYKQQVKSLGSGVIVSPDGYIVTNDHVAGDAVEVIVTLTDGSQYNAKVVGTDKVSDICLLKIDSKKELPFIRMGNSDDVMIGEWVIALGNPFGFFEINDKPTVTVGVISSTGMNLGVTDNRYYVNMLQTDAAINSGNSGGPLVNAVGELIGINTLIYNASGTGGNIGVGFAIPVNKIRKIITELKEHGKVDRDFWTGLSIQTVDEGIAKYYNLKQIRGVIITNIAKGSPAEKAGLQVYDIIIGVNNYMINDENTLIGVLQEFRAGDVINLKITRNNVLLNKQMKLEKR is encoded by the coding sequence ATGAAAAACATAAAAATAATTATTATAGCATCGTTAGTTTCATTTGTAATTACATCACTTGCTTTTACTATATTATATTTAAAGCTTGATAATTCTGCGCAAAAAGATAAAGGAGAACCTTGGTCGCTTTCCAATACAACTACTTATATTAATACCCAATTAAAACAATCGGCCAACAATCAAATTGATAGTAATAGACAAACTATTATCACACAAACAGTAAAAGAAGTAAGCGCTGCTGTGGTTGGCATTAATGTTACGGCAATAAAAGAATACAGAGATATATTCAGCCTTGATCCATTTTGGAGGTACTGGTTTGGCGATAGAGTTTACAAACAACAAGTTAAAAGTCTTGGCTCAGGTGTAATTGTTTCCCCAGATGGCTATATAGTTACTAACGACCATGTGGCCGGCGATGCGGTAGAAGTAATTGTAACATTAACAGACGGCTCACAATACAATGCTAAAGTAGTTGGCACCGATAAAGTATCAGATATTTGTTTATTAAAAATAGATTCTAAAAAAGAATTACCATTTATACGGATGGGCAATTCAGATGATGTAATGATTGGTGAATGGGTTATAGCTTTAGGCAACCCTTTTGGTTTTTTTGAAATAAATGATAAGCCCACCGTTACAGTAGGTGTTATAAGTTCTACCGGTATGAACTTGGGGGTAACTGATAACAGATATTACGTTAATATGCTACAAACCGATGCTGCAATTAACAGTGGAAATAGCGGTGGTCCTTTGGTTAACGCGGTAGGAGAATTAATTGGCATTAATACTCTTATATATAATGCAAGTGGAACTGGAGGAAATATAGGCGTCGGCTTTGCTATACCTGTAAATAAAATTAGAAAAATAATAACAGAACTAAAAGAACATGGGAAGGTAGATAGAGATTTTTGGACAGGGCTTAGTATTCAAACGGTAGATGAAGGCATAGCAAAATACTATAATCTTAAGCAAATAAGGGGTGTCATAATAACGAACATAGCTAAAGGCTCCCCTGCAGAAAAAGCTGGACTTCAAGTATACGACATAATAATTGGCGTTAACAATTACATGATTAATGATGAAAACACACTAATTGGAGTGCTACAAGAATTTAGGGCAGGCGATGTTATAAATCTAAAAATCACTCGTAATAATGTTCTACTAAACAAACAAATGAAACTGGAGAAAAGATAA
- the purB gene encoding adenylosuccinate lyase: protein MIKRYTRTEMGKIWEEQFKYETWLKIELLACEARSKLGYIPEKDLEIIKSRAAFDIKRILEIEETTKHDVIAFLTNVAENVGPQSRYIHYGMTSSDILDTSLAYQMKTSGEILIDDLKKLKEVLKKKAIEHKYTICVGRTHGIHAEAITMGLKFALWYEETKRNIERLNNAIENISVGKLSGAVGTFEHLEPQVEEYVCKKLGLKPAPISTQIVQRDRHAHFMTTLAVIGSSLEKIATEVRHLQKTEVLECEEYFHAGQKGSSAMPHKRNPVISERIAGIARILRANSIAALENVSLWHERDISHSSVERVIIPDSCIILDYALNLITNLIDKLIIYPQNMLANLNLTRGLIHSQSVLLKLVDKGLTREEAYKIVQTAAMKVWEDKSKNLMDELLLSEEVKNYLSKTELEEIFESKKMLNNVNFIFSRTIDKD from the coding sequence ATGATTAAAAGATATACTCGAACCGAAATGGGGAAAATTTGGGAAGAGCAATTTAAATATGAAACCTGGCTTAAAATAGAATTGCTTGCATGCGAAGCTCGCAGTAAACTCGGCTATATACCTGAAAAAGATTTAGAAATAATTAAATCAAGAGCTGCTTTTGATATCAAAAGAATTTTAGAAATTGAAGAAACAACAAAACACGATGTAATAGCATTCTTAACTAATGTTGCTGAAAATGTGGGACCGCAGTCAAGATATATTCATTACGGTATGACATCGTCTGACATCTTAGATACTTCTTTAGCTTACCAAATGAAAACTTCAGGTGAAATTCTCATTGATGACTTAAAAAAACTTAAAGAGGTATTGAAAAAGAAAGCAATAGAACATAAGTACACAATTTGCGTTGGCAGAACTCATGGCATCCACGCAGAGGCTATTACAATGGGATTGAAATTTGCTCTTTGGTACGAAGAAACTAAAAGAAATATAGAACGGCTTAACAACGCAATCGAAAACATAAGCGTGGGAAAACTAAGTGGAGCTGTCGGCACTTTTGAGCACTTAGAACCCCAAGTAGAAGAGTACGTCTGCAAAAAATTAGGGTTAAAACCAGCTCCCATATCAACCCAAATTGTACAAAGAGATAGACATGCTCATTTTATGACAACATTAGCAGTAATTGGCTCTAGTTTAGAAAAAATTGCAACCGAAGTAAGGCACCTTCAAAAAACAGAAGTGCTTGAATGTGAAGAATATTTTCATGCGGGACAAAAGGGCTCATCAGCAATGCCTCATAAAAGAAATCCTGTTATTAGCGAAAGAATTGCAGGTATTGCAAGAATACTCCGTGCTAATTCAATTGCTGCTTTAGAAAATGTTTCCCTATGGCACGAACGTGATATTTCACACTCTTCTGTAGAAAGGGTAATTATACCTGACAGCTGTATTATACTTGATTATGCATTGAATCTAATAACCAACTTGATAGATAAACTAATAATCTATCCCCAAAACATGCTTGCAAATTTAAATCTAACACGTGGACTAATTCATTCACAATCTGTTTTACTTAAACTAGTTGATAAAGGATTAACACGAGAAGAAGCCTATAAAATAGTGCAAACAGCTGCTATGAAAGTATGGGAAGACAAGTCGAAAAATTTAATGG
- a CDS encoding glycerol-3-phosphate acyltransferase, with amino-acid sequence MEYILSIIIGFLFGSFPTAYVVLKVAKGLDITKIGSKNVGTLNSYETTKSKPIAVIVLIFDLLKGLLASLLPKILFGDYFIFAMLGLVSAVLFHCYSPWIKFKGGRGLATAAGGSFIISIPVFIIWVVFWIVSFLFRKNIHFSNFAATVLTAAISITSGNILNKYSQLQAESSITFSIMVVLMMLIIVSKHIQPMKEYLLEQKQKRKVSL; translated from the coding sequence ATGGAATATATCTTAAGCATTATAATAGGTTTTTTATTTGGTTCGTTTCCTACAGCCTATGTAGTATTAAAAGTCGCCAAGGGCTTAGATATAACAAAAATAGGCTCAAAGAATGTAGGCACACTAAATTCATATGAAACAACAAAATCAAAGCCGATTGCTGTTATTGTATTGATATTTGATTTACTTAAAGGTTTGTTAGCAAGTTTATTGCCCAAAATCTTATTTGGCGACTACTTTATTTTTGCTATGCTTGGTTTAGTTAGTGCAGTATTATTTCATTGTTATTCGCCATGGATTAAATTTAAGGGTGGCAGAGGCCTGGCAACAGCAGCAGGCGGATCATTTATAATCTCAATACCTGTATTTATAATATGGGTAGTATTTTGGATTGTTTCATTTCTATTCAGAAAAAATATTCACTTTTCTAATTTCGCTGCTACAGTACTTACTGCAGCTATTTCAATTACTTCGGGAAATATTCTTAATAAGTATTCACAACTACAAGCTGAATCTTCAATCACTTTTTCAATAATGGTAGTTTTGATGATGCTTATAATTGTTTCTAAGCATATACAACCAATGAAAGAATATTTATTAGAACAAAAACAAAAACGTAAGGTTTCTCTATGA